From a region of the Synechococcus sp. RS9916 genome:
- the dacB gene encoding D-alanyl-D-alanine carboxypeptidase/D-alanyl-D-alanine-endopeptidase, with product MKPNALSPPLVALIIAGLAAPSWAQARKTKLQEALAEGVEPAVSVPLLTPPPPASNRALPTLQLGRVCAPLQASLLRSLGRSKAAWSVSVVDPNGALIGDVNGGLPRVPASNQKLITTAFALDRLGPDFRLKTKLLRRPDGTMEITGEGDPDLGLVGVQRFAMAALGQGGARAAKGGQVQLLLREEPQQRWWPRDWHPADRVEAYGAPITRLALTSNALGRAIRNPAARFQTLLQREIERQGGNVRMGVKPPLVSQTGADTGVVVLHEESSAPMHALLSLANTESHNFTAEVLLREAADQWNLSQASVSAMQWMRAQNLPTAGLRVADGSGLSRGNRVTSRTLAALLLRMNQHPLSAYYRSSMAIAGQRGTLRNYFRGSNLEGRFHGKTGTLTGVRSVSGILQTKDGLRFVSMISNGAPAPNATIGQVLRSVQQLSPCPSST from the coding sequence ATGAAACCCAACGCTCTCAGCCCACCGTTGGTTGCTTTGATCATCGCTGGTTTGGCGGCGCCCTCATGGGCGCAAGCACGCAAAACCAAGCTGCAGGAGGCCCTTGCTGAAGGGGTTGAACCAGCGGTTTCTGTTCCGTTGCTGACGCCACCACCACCGGCGAGCAACCGGGCTTTACCCACCCTTCAACTGGGCAGGGTTTGTGCTCCTTTGCAAGCATCCTTGCTTCGGTCTCTGGGTCGGTCGAAAGCCGCCTGGAGTGTGAGCGTTGTCGATCCCAATGGGGCTCTGATTGGAGACGTCAATGGTGGTCTGCCTCGGGTGCCCGCCTCCAACCAAAAACTGATCACCACAGCGTTCGCACTGGATCGCCTCGGTCCGGATTTTCGTCTCAAGACCAAGTTGCTGCGTCGTCCTGACGGGACGATGGAGATCACCGGTGAAGGTGACCCTGATCTTGGCTTGGTGGGCGTTCAGCGCTTCGCGATGGCTGCGCTTGGCCAAGGTGGAGCCCGGGCCGCGAAAGGTGGTCAGGTGCAACTGCTGTTGCGAGAAGAGCCTCAACAGCGCTGGTGGCCCCGTGACTGGCACCCTGCCGATCGCGTCGAGGCCTATGGCGCTCCCATCACGCGGCTTGCTCTAACCAGCAATGCTCTCGGCAGGGCGATTCGCAATCCAGCGGCCCGTTTTCAGACGCTGCTCCAACGCGAGATCGAGCGCCAGGGGGGCAACGTTCGGATGGGTGTAAAGCCACCTTTGGTCTCCCAGACCGGTGCCGATACAGGCGTTGTTGTTCTGCATGAGGAGAGCTCTGCCCCCATGCATGCCTTGCTGAGCCTTGCGAATACGGAAAGCCACAACTTCACGGCTGAGGTTCTGCTACGTGAGGCAGCAGACCAATGGAATCTGAGCCAGGCATCTGTCTCCGCCATGCAGTGGATGCGCGCTCAGAATCTTCCGACTGCCGGCTTGCGGGTTGCTGATGGTAGTGGCCTGTCGAGGGGAAATCGGGTCACCAGTCGGACCCTCGCGGCTCTGCTGTTGCGCATGAACCAGCACCCCTTAAGTGCTTACTACAGGTCGTCCATGGCGATCGCCGGTCAAAGGGGCACATTGCGGAACTATTTCCGCGGCAGCAATTTGGAGGGTCGCTTTCACGGCAAAACAGGCACTCTTACGGGCGTGCGATCCGTTTCCGGAATCCTTCAGACCAAAGATGGTCTCCGTTTTGTGAGCATGATTTCCAACGGAGCACCCGCTCCGAATGCAACGATCGGGCAGGTGCTTCGCTCAGTCCAACAGCTCAGCCCGTGCCCTTCATCGACCTGA
- the coaD gene encoding pantetheine-phosphate adenylyltransferase, whose translation MRALYPGSFDPLTLGHLDLIERGCQLFGEVVVAVLQNPGKTPAFPLEQRLEQIRTATAHIQGVEVISFDGLTVQCAREQQANLILRGLRAMSDFEYELQIAHTNRSLSKEFETVFLATSAHHSFLSSSVVKEVARFGGPVSHMVPEVVAQDLARLFNLPFQA comes from the coding sequence ATGCGCGCTCTTTACCCCGGCAGCTTTGACCCTCTCACCCTGGGCCATCTCGACCTGATTGAACGCGGTTGCCAGCTTTTTGGTGAGGTGGTGGTGGCGGTGTTGCAGAACCCAGGCAAAACCCCAGCCTTCCCCCTGGAGCAAAGGCTTGAGCAGATCCGCACTGCGACTGCTCACATCCAAGGGGTGGAGGTGATCAGTTTTGACGGCCTGACCGTGCAGTGCGCACGAGAGCAGCAGGCCAACCTGATTCTTCGGGGGCTGCGGGCGATGAGCGACTTCGAATACGAGCTCCAGATCGCCCACACCAATCGATCGCTGTCTAAAGAATTTGAAACTGTCTTCCTGGCAACGTCAGCTCACCACAGCTTTTTAAGCAGCTCAGTCGTGAAAGAGGTTGCCCGATTTGGGGGGCCAGTCAGCCACATGGTCCCTGAGGTGGTGGCGCAGGACCTCGCGAGGCTCTTTAATTTGCCTTTCCAAGCGTAG
- a CDS encoding flavin reductase family protein translates to MTLDADAKKVLLRKIPHGLFICGVREADQINGFTASWVTQGSFDPPLVVMAVRSDSTSHGMIERTGLFSLNVLRADQKDLAAVFFKPQSGVGGRFEAAPYDEGPLGLPLLKDAIGGVECKVVGCIAHGDHSVFVGEVQSANLIQDGDALNLASTGWNYGG, encoded by the coding sequence ATGACCCTGGATGCCGACGCCAAGAAGGTTCTGCTGCGCAAGATCCCCCATGGTCTGTTCATTTGCGGGGTGCGTGAAGCTGACCAGATCAACGGTTTCACCGCAAGCTGGGTGACCCAGGGGTCCTTTGACCCACCGCTGGTGGTGATGGCGGTCCGCAGTGACAGCACCAGCCACGGGATGATCGAACGCACTGGTCTGTTCTCACTCAACGTGTTGCGCGCCGATCAGAAGGATCTTGCTGCCGTGTTCTTCAAGCCACAGTCCGGCGTAGGCGGTCGTTTCGAAGCGGCTCCCTACGACGAAGGTCCTCTGGGTCTTCCTCTGCTCAAGGATGCGATTGGTGGCGTCGAATGCAAAGTGGTGGGTTGCATCGCCCATGGCGACCACAGCGTCTTCGTTGGGGAGGTGCAATCGGCAAACCTGATTCAGGACGGTGATGCCCTGAACTTGGCCTCCACCGGCTGGAACTACGGAGGTTGA
- the uvrC gene encoding excinuclease ABC subunit UvrC, translating to MPHSEAQPLLTQPDRLERRLKEIPSEPGCYLMRDREDRILYVGKSKALRSRVRSYFRSRHELSPRIRLMTRQVCEIEFIVTDSEAEALVLESNLIKNHQPHFNVLLKDDKKYPYLCITWSEAYPRIFITRRRRFRSPLDRFYGPYVDVGLLRRTLFLVKRVFPLRQRPRPLYADRTCLNHAIGRCPGVCQEKISSEDYHRTLRKVAMVFQGRSDELQVLLNEQMERYAERLDFESAARVRDQLQGLDQLTADQKMSLPDSSVSRDVLALACDDKVAAVQLFQMRAGKLVGRLGFTADAHGLNPGQILQRVIEEHYSQVDAVEVPPKLLVQHPLPQQPLMEEWLGEQRERRVVIECPQRRQKADLIELVQRNAEFELLRAQQGQEQQALATEDLAQLLELPRPPRRIEGYDISHIQGSDAVASQVVFIDGLPAKQHYRKYKIRSASIQAGHSDDFMAMAEIMRRRFRRWARVKAEGADLGALRHKGGSALQTDGLNDWPDVVMIDGGKGQLSAVMEALRELNLHEDLNVCSLAKQREEIFLPGESQPVDSEPDQLGVALLRRLRDEAHRFAVSFHRQQRGERMKRSRLSDIPGLGPKRIRDLLAHFNSIDAIQLASVDQLSVAPGVGPSLAQQIRDYFHPDESEAPALASTSDPELG from the coding sequence GTGCCCCATTCCGAAGCCCAACCCTTACTGACGCAGCCGGACCGTCTCGAACGACGGCTGAAGGAGATTCCTTCAGAACCCGGCTGCTACCTGATGCGTGATCGCGAAGATCGCATCCTTTATGTAGGTAAATCCAAGGCTCTGCGCAGTCGCGTGCGCAGCTATTTCCGCAGTCGCCACGAGCTTTCTCCACGCATTCGCCTGATGACCCGTCAGGTGTGCGAGATCGAATTCATCGTCACTGACAGTGAAGCGGAAGCATTGGTTCTTGAGTCGAATCTGATCAAGAACCATCAGCCCCACTTCAACGTGCTGTTGAAGGACGACAAGAAATATCCCTACCTGTGCATCACCTGGAGTGAGGCTTACCCCCGCATTTTTATTACCCGACGGCGGCGTTTCCGAAGTCCGCTCGACCGTTTTTACGGGCCTTATGTCGATGTAGGCCTTTTGCGCCGCACGCTGTTTTTGGTCAAGCGGGTCTTTCCTCTGCGGCAGCGACCCAGGCCGCTTTACGCGGACCGTACCTGCCTCAACCATGCCATTGGCCGATGTCCTGGGGTCTGCCAGGAAAAGATCAGCTCTGAGGACTATCACCGCACCTTGCGCAAGGTGGCCATGGTGTTCCAGGGCCGAAGTGATGAGTTGCAGGTCCTGCTCAATGAACAGATGGAGCGCTATGCGGAGCGTCTTGATTTCGAGTCAGCGGCGCGCGTGAGGGATCAGCTCCAGGGATTGGATCAACTGACCGCCGATCAGAAAATGAGTCTTCCCGATTCGTCCGTGAGCCGCGATGTCTTGGCTCTGGCCTGTGATGACAAGGTTGCTGCGGTTCAGCTGTTTCAAATGCGCGCCGGGAAATTGGTTGGGCGCTTGGGATTCACCGCCGATGCGCACGGACTGAACCCTGGACAGATCCTTCAACGGGTGATTGAAGAGCACTACAGCCAGGTGGATGCCGTTGAGGTGCCGCCAAAGTTGCTGGTTCAGCATCCACTGCCGCAACAGCCATTGATGGAGGAATGGCTTGGGGAGCAGCGTGAACGGCGGGTGGTGATCGAGTGTCCGCAACGCCGCCAGAAGGCGGACCTGATTGAACTGGTGCAGCGCAATGCGGAGTTTGAACTCCTGCGAGCCCAGCAGGGTCAGGAACAGCAAGCCCTCGCCACGGAAGATCTCGCGCAGTTATTGGAGCTTCCTCGGCCTCCACGGCGAATCGAGGGATACGACATCAGTCATATCCAGGGAAGTGACGCGGTGGCATCACAGGTGGTGTTCATCGATGGGTTACCGGCTAAACAGCACTACCGCAAATACAAGATCCGCAGCGCCAGCATCCAAGCGGGCCACAGCGACGATTTCATGGCGATGGCGGAGATCATGCGAAGGCGCTTCCGGCGCTGGGCCCGGGTGAAGGCGGAAGGGGCTGATCTGGGAGCATTGCGGCACAAAGGCGGCAGTGCTCTTCAGACCGATGGTCTCAACGACTGGCCTGATGTGGTCATGATCGACGGTGGGAAGGGACAGCTCTCGGCCGTGATGGAGGCACTACGCGAGCTCAATCTTCACGAGGATCTGAACGTCTGTTCACTCGCCAAGCAACGGGAAGAAATCTTTCTGCCTGGTGAGAGTCAACCGGTTGACAGTGAACCCGACCAACTGGGAGTTGCCTTGCTCCGTCGTCTGCGCGACGAAGCCCATCGTTTTGCGGTCAGCTTCCATCGTCAGCAGCGTGGTGAGAGGATGAAACGCTCGCGACTTTCCGACATTCCTGGGCTGGGTCCTAAACGGATCAGAGATCTGCTGGCCCACTTCAATTCCATCGATGCAATTCAGTTGGCATCGGTGGATCAGCTCTCTGTCGCTCCCGGCGTCGGTCCCTCGCTGGCGCAGCAGATCAGGGACTACTTTCACCCTGATGAGTCTGAGGCTCCTGCGCTTGCATCCACGTCTGATCCTGAGCTCGGTTAA
- a CDS encoding cryptochrome/photolyase family protein: MDLTLIYPNQLFAEHPSLQPGRPVVLLEDPLLFGTDPTWPGRIHRQRALLHRLSMQTYAERLKGQGFEVAIQHHNQAADTSEHITFLWQQGYRVFHLVNPLDDLLERRLRSTLTELGGQIVLSNTPMLLTPPELLESHFGSGRKPFMARFYEMQRKRMGVLLTPEGGPIGGQWSFDADNRKKLPKGIAVPQEPTCTPFVDHATTLAQLETEALPLIGVSKDCLYPIDHQGAQDWLDRFLEERFEHFGDYEDAISRHHRVMWHGVLTPMLNIGLLTPEQVLRRALEAGESRSIPLNSLEGFVRQIIGWREFMASMYQRHGRQMRTTNFWGFNNQPLPEAFYTGTTGLPPIDDAIHHALETGWCHHIERLMLIGNVMLLCRFHPDRVYQWFMDLFVDAYDWVMVPNVYGMSQFADGGLFTTKPYLSGSNYVRKMSDYPKGDWCDIWDGLFWSFIHQHQDFFRSQYRLAMMARNLDRMAPDKLLAHQQRASQFLDGLN, translated from the coding sequence ATGGACCTCACACTGATCTATCCCAATCAGCTGTTTGCTGAGCATCCATCACTCCAACCCGGCAGACCTGTGGTGCTGCTGGAAGATCCTCTCCTGTTTGGAACCGACCCCACTTGGCCCGGTCGGATTCATCGTCAGCGGGCGCTCCTGCATCGTCTGTCGATGCAGACCTACGCCGAACGTCTGAAAGGACAGGGCTTTGAGGTTGCGATCCAGCATCACAACCAGGCAGCCGACACATCCGAGCACATCACTTTCCTCTGGCAGCAGGGCTATCGCGTCTTTCATCTGGTCAATCCCCTCGACGATCTGCTCGAGCGTCGGCTGAGAAGCACGCTGACTGAACTGGGAGGACAGATCGTTCTAAGCAACACCCCGATGTTGCTGACCCCTCCTGAGCTGCTGGAGAGCCATTTCGGTTCTGGCCGAAAGCCATTCATGGCGCGCTTCTACGAGATGCAACGCAAGCGAATGGGTGTGTTATTGACACCCGAAGGAGGCCCTATTGGTGGTCAGTGGAGTTTCGATGCTGATAATCGCAAGAAATTACCCAAAGGGATTGCCGTTCCTCAGGAACCGACCTGCACTCCTTTCGTCGATCACGCCACCACCTTGGCCCAACTGGAGACGGAGGCACTGCCACTGATCGGTGTGAGCAAGGACTGCTTGTACCCGATTGATCATCAGGGGGCTCAGGATTGGTTGGATCGATTTCTTGAAGAGCGTTTCGAGCACTTTGGCGACTATGAAGATGCCATCAGCCGCCACCACAGAGTGATGTGGCATGGCGTTCTGACGCCGATGCTCAATATCGGTCTGCTGACCCCTGAACAGGTCCTCCGTCGCGCTCTGGAGGCCGGAGAGTCTCGCTCGATCCCCCTCAATTCATTGGAAGGGTTTGTTCGACAGATCATCGGCTGGCGTGAATTCATGGCGTCGATGTATCAACGCCATGGACGCCAGATGCGAACCACCAATTTTTGGGGTTTTAACAATCAGCCACTTCCTGAGGCTTTTTACACGGGAACAACCGGACTGCCTCCGATTGATGATGCGATTCACCATGCCTTGGAGACAGGCTGGTGTCATCACATTGAGCGTCTGATGTTGATAGGCAATGTGATGCTGCTTTGCAGATTCCATCCAGATCGCGTTTACCAATGGTTTATGGATCTCTTTGTGGATGCTTATGACTGGGTGATGGTGCCAAATGTCTATGGCATGAGTCAATTCGCTGATGGAGGGTTGTTCACCACAAAGCCGTATCTCTCAGGGTCGAACTATGTGCGCAAGATGTCGGATTACCCCAAAGGGGATTGGTGCGATATCTGGGATGGCTTGTTCTGGAGTTTCATCCACCAGCACCAGGATTTCTTCCGGAGCCAGTACAGACTGGCCATGATGGCGCGCAATCTGGATCGAATGGCGCCTGACAAGCTCCTGGCCCATCAACAACGGGCATCACAGTTTCTTGACGGCTTGAACTGA
- the hemJ gene encoding protoporphyrinogen oxidase HemJ, producing MTLPPEAYLWFKTLHIVGVVVWFAGLFYLVRLFIYHVEAEELAPELQAPFKQQYALMERRLANIITTPGMVVAVSMAAGLLVTQPSWLQQGWMHAKLAFVAALLAYHWFCYRLMGQLQRGDCQWNGRQLRALNELPTLLLVIVVMLVVFKNQFPTGAATWFMVALVVFMAASIQFYARWRRLRQEASTSA from the coding sequence ATGACCCTGCCACCTGAGGCTTACCTGTGGTTCAAGACACTCCACATCGTGGGGGTCGTGGTCTGGTTCGCGGGCCTCTTTTACCTGGTGCGTCTGTTCATCTATCACGTGGAGGCTGAAGAGCTTGCACCTGAGCTCCAGGCACCTTTCAAACAGCAGTACGCCTTGATGGAACGAAGGCTGGCCAACATCATCACCACCCCGGGAATGGTGGTGGCTGTGTCGATGGCTGCCGGCTTACTTGTGACTCAGCCCAGCTGGCTGCAGCAGGGCTGGATGCACGCCAAATTGGCTTTCGTCGCAGCATTGCTGGCTTACCACTGGTTCTGCTACAGGCTGATGGGTCAGCTTCAGCGGGGTGACTGTCAGTGGAACGGGCGACAGTTGAGAGCCTTGAACGAGCTGCCCACCTTGTTGCTGGTGATTGTGGTGATGCTGGTTGTCTTCAAGAATCAGTTCCCGACGGGAGCCGCCACCTGGTTCATGGTTGCGCTGGTGGTGTTCATGGCCGCTTCAATTCAGTTTTATGCACGCTGGAGACGGTTACGCCAAGAAGCCTCCACGAGTGCCTGA
- a CDS encoding PHP domain-containing protein: MADRSHPLCAVLNQVTVESCPGGLNFHCHTQCSDGSLEPLALAQQAQQLGLEHLAVTDHHSTAAYLRIQDYFSAQGEQGSAVPTLWTGMEISCLLKGCLVHVLALGFDHGHRALHLYNQGDAAVGEPLRADAVVRAIHAAGGLAVLAHPARYRLGHEVLIEEAAAIGIDGGEAWYDYDMQPVWSPTPVVCDSIDLQLKNLGLLRTCGTDTHGLDLKGR; this comes from the coding sequence ATGGCTGATCGCTCCCATCCACTCTGCGCAGTCCTTAACCAGGTCACTGTCGAGAGTTGCCCTGGTGGTTTGAACTTTCACTGCCACACCCAGTGCAGTGATGGAAGCCTGGAGCCTTTAGCCCTTGCGCAGCAAGCTCAGCAGCTAGGGCTGGAGCACCTGGCCGTCACCGACCACCACAGCACAGCCGCCTATCTCAGGATTCAGGATTATTTCAGTGCTCAGGGTGAGCAAGGCTCCGCAGTACCCACGCTTTGGACCGGCATGGAAATTAGCTGTCTGCTGAAGGGGTGCCTGGTTCATGTGCTGGCCCTTGGCTTTGATCATGGTCATCGCGCCCTGCACCTCTACAACCAAGGTGATGCCGCTGTGGGAGAGCCACTGCGTGCCGATGCTGTGGTGCGAGCGATTCATGCCGCCGGAGGTCTTGCAGTGCTGGCCCATCCGGCCCGCTATCGGCTTGGGCATGAGGTGTTGATCGAGGAGGCTGCTGCGATTGGGATTGATGGTGGGGAAGCCTGGTACGACTACGACATGCAGCCCGTTTGGAGCCCCACACCTGTTGTCTGTGATTCCATCGATTTGCAATTAAAAAATCTTGGCCTTTTACGTACGTGTGGAACCGATACCCACGGTCTTGACCTCAAAGGCCGCTAA